A window of [Limnothrix rosea] IAM M-220 genomic DNA:
TAGAAGAGATTACCCTGTACGTTCCAGTGGAAGTTCTGGGTTTTGAGATAGAGCAAGTAGGTATCTGCAAGGACATTCGATAAAGAATGTGCCATTTCTATTGAGACTTCCTGATTATCAGTTACAGAACCATTAATTTCAGTATTCGGTTGAAGTGTTGTTGTGGTAGCCATATATATTTTTTCTCCTTATTTTCAGGTTATTCAAAAGTTGTATTTAATGAGGCGAGGGGGAGCTAGGCGAAAAACCTAGTCCGTCCCATTTTTTTGGCTCAGCGGGAATCTCATCCCAACGGAGCAGAATATTTGGTTTAAAAAAGTCATTAGCTTACGGAGCCGCTAGGGGCTTTGGCGATCGCCCAGACACCTTTATCGTTCTGGTCAAACTCGTCCTCAATGGTCATCCAAGCACGGTAAGCCGCTGCATTCTCGCTATTTTCCGACGCATAGGTTTGATTAAAAACCTCTACAAATCGTTCTTGCGCTTCCGGTGAAAGGCGAGACTTTACGGATTCCGGTAAATCTGAGGTCGAAGAGACCCGTCCGGTATCAAATCGCGTAATTAAAAAGTCATTGCAAGATAAAATCTCATCGCCGCCCTGTTCACGGAACAATTGCTCCACGTCAGCAGACATCTCAGAGTCCACCTCTGCGGTAATCATTAAGCCGCCTTCTTTAATCTTGGTTTCGTAGATCGCGGCTTTTTCTTTCGGTAATCCTAAACTCGCCAAGGCAGAGACAATACCTGCACCGGCACTACCGGCGATCGCCCCACTCGTCGCACCAAGCAAAGCAGCACCAAGGGGTCCACCCGCGACCACTGTACCAACAAAAGGCACAAATAAAATGCCGAAGCCACTGAGGGCACTAATCACAGTCCCAAATAGTGCACCAAAAATTGCCCCAGACTGTAAACCGTCTTTAATGACATCAGAACGGCCAACAA
This region includes:
- a CDS encoding ChaB family protein, producing MTTATIEKTQNTQSVPESLGLPCTVSGVFDNRDEAGQVLRQLLDMGISRDNISMIGKNLQSETQITGFVGRSDVIKDGLQSGAIFGALFGTVISALSGFGILFVPFVGTVVAGGPLGAALLGATSGAIAGSAGAGIVSALASLGLPKEKAAIYETKIKEGGLMITAEVDSEMSADVEQLFREQGGDEILSCNDFLITRFDTGRVSSTSDLPESVKSRLSPEAQERFVEVFNQTYASENSENAAAYRAWMTIEDEFDQNDKGVWAIAKAPSGSVS